GTCTGGCTGTTGACCGAAGAGGAACTGCTGGAGGTTCGAGGTCCAGAAGAACGCAGTTTCGAAGAACTGCTTCTTTGCGGGGGTTCAAGTTTGATTTCAATCtggtttttccgaggtcctgttGAAATATTCTGAATGTTATATTGGCTATGGGCAGAAGACTGTGAGCTACCAGACGAATGAATTGTTGGTGGTTGTGGAGTAGTAGGTGAACTGATGGGCATGTAGACATGAGAGGTCTGGTGGCCTTGCTGATTTGGTTGCTGGGCTGAGGTATGTGGCAGAGGATTAGATGCAGGATATGTAGTCCAGGGACCAGGTTGTGAAGGTTGATAAACTTGTTGAGGGTTCATGGGATTAAACTGAGATACCCAGCCAGAATGCTGTTGTGTCTGTCGAGTTGTACCACTAGGAGTTGTAATGTAGGGCCTAATATAGATAGAATTTCCCTGTGGACTGTTAAGTACAGGTGGAGGTACACCATGTATGTGCAAAGATGTAGGAGTATTACGACCAGTCTGGATATTTGGGGCTAAAGTTACCATAATGGGATTAAATCTTGGAGTTTGTTGAGAAAGGTTAGATGTTCCTTTGCTGCCTAAGTGAAATCCAAGATGTGGTGCTGAATTTGAAGCACCAGATGTACTGGACATTCCAAAAACATTAAAGCCTTGAGGAACTTGAGCTGGTGCTGTCTGTGGCTCCTGCTGAAATAGTTCATTATTGGACTGACCACCTTGAAGTTGTCCATCACTAATGCTGTGCGTTAGAGTCCTACTTCCATTCattctatttccttctcttccatggTGGTAAACATTCTGTGACTGCAAGTCCAAGTTGAGAGAAGTCATGTGATTGCGTAGACCAGAAATTCCAGAATCATCCGAAAAATTCAAGTCTCCTTCACCGTAAAGATACCTTGTACTCTCCTGAGAGAGAACTGCACAGCAGGCATCCAGGTTATTATTATtctataagacaaaataaaaacagcttgTGTTAACAACCAGAAGCCAATGCATATACTCTCATCACTACTTAAATATTACACGATTAACAAGAGATTAGTTAATACAATGATAACAGATACACTTGAGCTCTTTTACTTGAGAAGAACTAGTATTTATGCAAATAGTTGAATTAAACATCCTCACTACTAATGTAATGGAAAAGTTCTCTAACTAGCAATAGCTAAAAGTGAACCAAGTCAGTATTCTGTTTTAGGAGTTATTTTATAGTAAAATGGATTCATGCAAATATAGTAAAATTACAACttaattaaaaatgcagtttGAATTTTGAACAAAATATAAGCATTCAACTTAagcatataatattgtataattaATATTTTGCATATTCACGTGCTATGTAATTCTTTTAAACCAATgaccttttaaaaactattatttgtggtatttaaattaaaaagttctaaaattCATAACAAAGGCATTACAATTCCTTATGTGCTTCCTCttgtgttaaaaacaaacaagccacatacatatacatatgtaagaTCAAGGTAGCCTCCAGAGTAACTGAGATCACATCTTTGCCTTTAGATAGCATCATATAATTCtactccagagaaatgaaaaacaaaacaaaacaaaacaactattaGACTGTTTCtaaagaattctcaaaagaaACTAACCACTACTTATAAattatccataaaaatatttactgaacacctacgaTATGTACATCATTCTGTTTGAGACTGTGGAAGACTCAAACGATGTATAAAACCAGACTTTTCCCTAGAAGAGCTTGCAACTCAATTAGGGAGACAAACCATGGATTTATGAAAAGGTAACATTATTAAAACATGAATATATGTCAAATAATAAGTGGTATTGAAGTTCAACAGAGAGTTAATACCGTAGGCTACCGTAGAAAGGACTGTGTTAATGAGGGAGGTATAATCTCATGGGTTTCACAGTATATGTAGGACTTGGATAGGAAAAAAGGCATTCCTGGTGAAGGGAATGGCATGCctaaaaacagacataaatgTGATAGTAAGGAAAAGTATGTTCTAAACAAGGTGACTGGAGCAGATCTGGCTGGAGTTAAAGGTTTGTATTGGAAATTTTGTGgaacaaattgttagaaaagcagaTTGGGGTTAAATAATTGGGGCTTGTTAAAAATGAGTTATACTAGAGTTTGGGCTTTAATACAGGCAATGGGGAGAGCCACTGAACATTCATTAACAGAGAAGTGAAGACACAAAGGATGTTTGGGGAAGATAAAGAACTCCACTGATACTTAagatgaagaggaaaggaaaactttTTGCCAAGAAGATCGGTTAGAAGATATGAAATAATGACTGATGGTGGAAACAAATTATGAAAGACTACAAATAAACAGTCAACACAATTTGGCTATAAGGGAGAAAGAGAATTCAAAGACAGCTGGAAGACAAAGAGCCTGACAGAAAGGGGACAGTTTTAGACATAAAGAGGATGAATATAGCCAAGTTAAAATGTCTACAGGTGGTTTGACATGAGATAAAATCTTATTAGAGAAAATGGAACTAAAAGGCATCTCGAAGTCTTGTTAAGAAATGGTAGTCTACAGTTTGACCAGATAATAcgaaagaaaagattagtgagcaacgtttgactttttttcttccccaaacgAACACTTCAAATCTCTCATGCTATAAAAATCCTTTTATCCTACACATAACTCTGAATTGATATATActagtttttcaaagaaaatttaaaaattcatcacaATCTTTATCAATTGATTATTCCTTATCATAGTTAGACCTTATCTTTTGCCAAACCTAACTGGTGCTTTTTGCTTCAAGCTAAGTTTATTGCTATTCTTAGTAAATTCTTCTCCCTCCTAAGCCAAAGCTCACAAAGACCTCTTCTTCTCATCTCCTTCGCTGACATTcccaaattaaaatgtatattcccTACTAAATCCAATCCCacacttcctttttaaaagctgatactcccattttaaaaagtcttctctaATTCTCTTGAGCTCTCAAAAATCCTTTCAATTCTTTATAATCTCTCATTATTTAATATGTCCTAGTCCCAGCTATGCCATAACTCACGTGCCCTTAGGTTTTTTACTCTCTACAGACATTAGTTTCTTATCAGCAAAACATAAAAGAACTTACAGGGATTTTACAAGGCTACAATAGGATAAAAGGAAACGTactttttattaaacattttattttagaaaattttaaacatgtatgAAAATAGAGAGTAAATATGACAAACTCTCCTATATTCATcatccatcttttaaaatatcaatatatggCAAATCTTTCTTCATCCAATGTGTATGCCCCAGCTGCTCCCTTCATCAAGCTAGATCAAGCCTGACATTATTTAATTTCCATCTGTAAATACTTCAATATGTATCTTAAAACATAACCACAATGCCATTATCATACCCTAAAATAATCAACACTTAAGATCGTATAATATCCAAATAGTGTTAAAGTCCCTTGATTATCTCATAAGTATCTTTTTAGTTAGTTTAAATCGGGATCTAAGCAAGGTCCACATATTTCATTTGGTTGATATGCCTCTTAGAtttcttataataataattaatccTCCGCTCTTTCTCAAATTTTCTAAGccatttgttttttgaaaaatgatcATTTGTCCAGCAGATTTCCCATCTGGATTAGCTGATTGCACCCTATGGTatcaatattttctgtatttcactGTGAACTAGAAGGTACAACTAGAGGTGTGTGCAGGTTCATGTACAAATTGTTAGCAAGACCCTGTATGGGCTTTATTTCATAGTGTATCACACAGGAGGCACAATAATATATCTGCCTGTCTTTTTGTGATCTTAAGGCTGACTGGTAGGTTCTGATGTTGTCACAGCTTGATCCAGCTAAtgatctttttgtgtgtgtgtgtgtgtgtgtgtgtgtgtgtgtgtgtggtatgcgggcctctcactgttgcgtcctctctcgttgtggagcacaggctccggacgcacaggctcagcggccatggctcacaggcccagccgctctgcggcatgtgggatcctcctggaccggggcaggaacccatgtcccctgcatcggcaggcggactctcaactactgtgccaccagggaagcgccagcTAATGATTTTTATCAGCCAATGATAATCACTGTTTAGAAACTTTATCTCATTAGGGGTTGCAAAATGGTGCTATTGGTGATATTCCAAATATAATATTCCTTTATCATGTATTAGCTGCAATTCTTCCTCATAGAACTTGATCTCTTTAACTATTTACTTACTCTTTGCACAGAAGAGGCAGGATAAATAAGTTCTCTTTACTGGCTTTTAGAATAATGAATTGGTGCCCTAGCAACTTCCAAAGGTGACACTTACTTTCAGTATCATTATAAACTCCTGTATCTTTAACATTTTGATATGTGTCAACTGATTGTGGTCATTATATCCTATCTTCAGCCTAGTGGGAATGACTCCAAGTTGGCTCCTGTGTACATATGACATGAGCTCGTTAGTCTTTCATAGCTTCCTTGCTTTCTAATATGACAAGATGTCTAAGATCATCTTGTACACATCTTATCCCAGACCTGGGACCAGCTGTTTCTCAAAGAATCCCTGGTTACTTTTAGTGGGAAACTGTATAGGACTCCCTTTAAGTGTATCAAAAGAGATGGGATGagtttttaaaaggttgaaaaatcactgcttttttgtatatatacaaatcTGCATTCTTTTCAAAACCACAAAAGAGTCCGAATCATTATTTTCAGTTCATCTTTTTCTCCAAGCTTCTTGCACAGAGACATTACAGATAATATCAAAGTATACACTATaatcatccttctcaaactctgatTCATTCACTCTTTCAACCGATATTTACTGGGCATCCCAGTAGGATGTAGAAAGGAATATAATCGCTGCTCTTAAGGATCTCACAGTCCACTGAAGGAGATTAATGTGTatgcaaataaatataatgtACAATGGTAGGTGTTTTAATAGAAATATGAATAAGGATTATGGGTGGAGGGCACCTGAGAAGGCTTCAATTAAGGATATGGTAAGTAACACAACACATTACTTTGAAaagaaatagcattttttttttttttttttgcggtacgcgggcctctcattgttgtggcctctcccgttgcggagcacaggctccagacgcgcaggctcagcggccatggctcatgggcccagccgctctgtggcatgtgggatcttcccggactggggcacgaacctgtgtcccctgcatcggcaggcggactctcaaccactgcgccaccagggaagcccaagaaatagcAATTTTAAACGTACAGATTTAATTGtcatattaaaagaattaaaaactagtgaaaatttcagttaaaaaaattaaagtgtcaACTATGCAATATTTTTACAGTATTCTAAGTTATGATTTAATCACCaaattttaaagatatgaatTACATCCACTGATAACATAGCTATCTTAGAGAATCCACAGCACAAGGAAATGATGTGAGTAGTTCCAAAAAGAGGGGGCTGAACAGTAAACAAAGTCAGGAAGAGAACAGAGGTTAGATATTTCTGTTCTCCTCCTAAGAACATGTATACAAAGTGGTAGTGTGACATGATTCTTTAGCTACTAATTTTCAATattctatatactttttttttttcattctagaaAAGTTCTGAACCAGTATATTATAGGGAGGATCCCtccagagaaaagacagcctacccAACTTAGAAAGGGAGAGTGGCTCTCAAAAGAAAGGCCGTCACCAAATAAGAGGTGTTTATACTGCATTTAGATGTAGCTTATTTGCCGTTACAGTTTAAAAGTAACTCTAAATTTGGGAAAACTTACAACTTAGTTGTATCCCCAGAGGAGCCCTCCCCATTCCTTGCTTGTCACATTTTTGTTATATCAGCTAAAAAGGGACATTATTCGAATGATTAGCAACTCAATTTAAAGAGAGTTGGGTGTTGGGAAGCATGCCATACggaggtttgtttttgtaaaaccAGATCAACACAGTGAAAGTTGATACTACTGGGGGCCCAAAAGAAATTCTAAATCATctattttctagtttttggtAAAGTTGAAAacatgtttacttattttattttttaaaaaactagataaTTCATTTACAAAGatcaaaacaatattaaaagataaCACGCTAAGAAGTCTCACTCCCATCTGGCCTGTTCCTCCTTGCCCAACATGGGTAACCATCTTttattaactttgtttttaatccttCCAGTATTTCCTTATGCAAACAGGGGCAGATGTACATacatgtgaatatttatttatagatgtatttacatacatctatatatactgctctacattttttttttaacttaatatatcCTGAAGATCATACTGTAAgagtttctctctcctccctccctccccaccccctccatgtCCTGGACAGTTCTTTCAGTAGCAAATCTTATACAATCTTATTGAAGAACCTAtaatatttttgtagttttcaatgaCTCACTGAACATTCTCAGTATAGTCTTACCAGAAAATGCTATTTGAAAAATTAGGAAGAGGCACCTGAGTTCTAGGGGAAGATACCTTCCCCTCACTATCTCTGCTTCTTCCCATACTTTCTTTAGCTTCTGACTCCATTTTTATtacccttttttcctctttcatttcactGCACATCTGATATCAACAAATATGGACTACtgattcattcaccaaatattcatTATGGGCCTTCcactattattactgttattcgTATTggttgctaacatttattgagcgctcATTATGAATCAGGTATCCTACTAGTTGCTTTCCTGCATTATCACATTTAACTCTCTGTGAACTTTCTTTATTCCCATTGTACCCCTGAGGAAAATGggggtcagagaggttaattcAATTGCTGCTAATAACTGTCAAATCTTGAACTCAAGTCTCTTTATCaggaaaatatatactatttgttattatttaaatttttaaatttatttccccCTAGCTTTAACTGAGGTAtgattgataaataaaaattgtatatattttggtTGTACATGATGTTTTTtaaaggtatacaatgtgatgatttaatatacatatacattgtgcaATGGTTACTACAATTAACACATTCACCACTTCACATAGTcaactcttctctccttcctccatccctcccccaaccctcccaccctggcttctttcttttttggtggtaagCATACTTAAGATctgttctcttagcaaatttcaaatatacaatacagtattattaactcaaAACATATGCTCTTAAACAATATACCACAGAAAGAGCCAGACGTGTTTGGAGAATTCCAATCAGTTGAGGATGATTATAGCATAGGGTGTGAGGGAGGAAGGACTGGGTAAGAGATCATGCTGCAGAAGGCGGCAGGATTTTAGATCACAGACCTAGTATGTCCTAGTCAAGATATATAAACTTTACTCTGAAGGGTATGGGGAACAACCATGAGGTTTTTAAACAGGTAAATATATGATAAAACCTgcatttaaaaagacatttctagCAGAAGTGAGGAGGATAGATAGGAGCGACCAAAGCTGGGTTAGACTAAAGGTGGGTAGACCAATTAAATGTACAGAGAAAAGATGATAGGGTGTGAACAAAATGTAGTCACTTGATATCAAGTACAGATATTGAGCCTTGAAAGTTTCATataatttcaaactttaaaaatcattcatcAAGAATAAATATGTCTGAAACCAAATCACTTTTTTTTATATCTCCATTTTAACAAGCTGAAAAATAGTTCTTGATAGAAAGGTTTTACAGTTTAATCAAATGAGAAGGTACACTATCACTAACTATTTAGAATTACGGATTTCTAAAATTGTACGtactaagaaaaatgtaaaaatttattaGATAGTGGTATTAATTGGAAAACTTACAGATTAAATTAagagatataaaaagaaacatttttcttctttagcattGGGACTTCAGGCATTGTCTAGtcaaatttcctcattttacagataagaaaactaaagtaCAAAAGAAGGCATATAACTTGTCAAATATGTTTAGGGTGCCTATTTAGGATTAGATCCCAAGTTTCCTGATCCCTTATTTAATGATTTTCTCACTTTCGTATGAAGacctggaatttttaaaagttctggcAAAATGGGGAAAGTGGGGAGTGAAGCAAGCTCATAGTAAGTGTGGACCATGTATCAATGCTTTATATTgagatctcatttaatcctcacatctaCTTTACAAGGTAGGTATTATCCATATGACAGATGGGGTACAGAGAGCCTAATAACTTGCGAAAGGCCACATGACTATCAGACACCAAAGCTCATCTCTCCATCATAGTACACTAATGCCAAAGAAGATAAAAGagttttctttcagtgtttaaaaaaataccaagttTGTATTAATAAATTCAGAAATCATTGAACACTGACCTGTAACATGCACCTGGATACAACAACTTCAGGTACTTCAGGGAATTTTTGTCGCAGGTCATGTAAAACCTGAAAATCAATTTGGTGGCTTCCTTGGGCCATTCGTATATTGCCTGATCAGGACTATTTGTACAGTAGGCAATTCTAGGCCTTAGTGGAAACAGTACTCATCTCTTCTGTCCAAGCATTttctgtgaaagaaagaaaaaaaactttaatgagAACTGTTATAGAATGAATATTGTTGtggatttaaaatttcaatacaaAAGGGTATGTGCTTTAGTacctaatatttaatataaactataaaaatattatttagtccTATAATGCTTCCCATATAGTTATACTATCTTTTCAGTTTATAACTACTGGTGGcaaactttaaaatgttctaaTTCCTATGTATTTGTATGCTTTATAATGGCATTCTAATTCCTACGTATTTGTATGctttaaaaggcattcaaataagaaactgtcaaggttgtttttaaaatggaaaactgagtaactttactgatttttttcttaatgatcagAGGACAGTCTAAGGTAAGTAATCTTGTTtactttacttaaaatttttaaagtttggatCCTGAAAAAGTTTGGTCCTACAGATAGCTTTGCCTGCTTTGTCTAAAACTGATCTGTAAATCAAAACATTTGATATTTTGCCTTAATTTTCAGATATACTTAATCTTTAAATGTGTAATCAATTCATTCTCAGGGGCTTAGCAGCATTTTATTCCCTCTGTTTCtataaaatcagtattttaaaaatgctaatgcTTGGGCCCCaaccccagaggttctgatttaattggctGGGAGCAGCATGAGCGTGTGGGTATTTAAAAGCTCCCCGAGTGATTCTAACATATGGCCCAAGTTGAGAATTACCTAACTTATTTATATTCCTAATATTCCTAATGTAAACCGTGCTTAATCTTCAAAGCTTCTTTGGGATATAAATAGTATAAAGTATATTAAACctaaataacatattaaaatatttaaaatcatcccatttgaataataattaaaatacatttcattttagtATAAATTTGACAATAAGACAatctctttaaaacaaatttcttatCTGTAGCATTTCTCTTTTCCATAAGCTTAAATACAAGTCTGTAAACTCTATAAATGTAGGAATTAGGTCTCTTTTGCCCATTATTAAACACCTAGCGCTTTGTAGACAGTTTTCAGCATAACAGTAGATATTAAAACACTTTTGAGTAAATTTAGTTATGATAGGACTCCcgaatcctcaacacaataaaagcTCATTGAGATATCATGTTTGGTAAAGACTCTCAAGCTTTTTATTATCACGTGGTTactttttccttaattcttttgTCTGTGTGACTTCAGCTTAGTTACATCTCATAGGTAAAAGCACTGCCAAACCAAGTTATCTGCATTACACATTTCTCAAATCtatttctaaaacacacacacagagacacacacacacaatttttagcACTCAATGCAGTGTTTCTAGAAATGGgttgcaagagaaaagaaaagtactGGAAATTAGCAAAGATATTTAAACATAACAATAAAGGGCGATAAACAGGCTACAGTACTGCTCATCTTGAGAAAGCCTCCTTGACTTCACTCCAGCTATCAGCTCATTTACCTGCCCATTCCCTCTTTTGGGCTAAACTCCTTGAAAGGGTGGTTTATActttgtcttcatttccttcctcttatCACTTTTAAATCCTCCCCAGTCAGGTTTTCATAGTTTTTCTCCACTGAAACTACACTTATCAAAGCTGTCCTGGATCTTCAGGTTGTCAAACTTAACAGTCACTCCTCAGGCCTCGTCTCACCAGACCTCTCTGTAGCTTATGATCTAGTCAACCACTCCCTCATTCTTTAAACAATTTCTTCACTTGGCCTCTGAGATTTATACTCTTCTGGATTTCCTCCTACCCACTAGCAGCTccttctcagttttctttgtcAGATCCTCTTCCCTTTCGGAACATCTAAATGTTGGTGAGTTATGGAGTTCAGATCTAGGGTTTCTTTTCAATTACACCTACATTCCTCTTCAAGGTAATCTCATCCAAACACACTACTTTAAAGAGAGGCTTTGCAAATCTGTATGTCCAACAGCAAGGGAGCTCTCTCTCCCTTGAGTTCCAGACTAATATAACCAGCTGCCTGCCTCACATATCCTTTTGGATATCTAAAATTCACTTCAAACTTACTATGTCCAAAATTGAACTCTCAATTTTCCCCCATCCAAACCAAACCTTTCCCAGTCTCTTTCATCTCCGTATATGGTACCACCAGTCATTCAGTTGGTCCTTCTCACATGCCATATCTAATCCATTATAAAGTTTGGTTGGCTGTTATCTGCAAAAGAATATTctgaatctgaccacttctccccACCTTTATTACTGCTCTTGTCCAAGCTGCCATCATAGTTCACCTAGACTACTACTGCGAAggtctcctaactggtctcctccCTGCCTTAACTCTTTGCTctacccccacctcccactctATTGAACAGAGTGATCTTTGTGAAAAGTAAATCAGAACAATCATTTCCCCAGCGCAAAATCCTAAACAAGGCCCCTGGCTAACTACCACCCCCGGGGCTTTGTCTCCTACCACCATCTTTATTCCCTCAGTTCCAAACTAAGTTCCCTCACACTGGTTACTTTCCAAAGAGAAGCCAATCTCATTCCTCCCTTAGGGCTTTTAGACTCcttgctccttctgcctggaacacttttCACTCAGATACTTGCATGGCTTTCTCTCTTACTTCATTAACGTCTCTgatcaaatgtcacttcctcagagactGCTTCCTTGACCAATCTCTCTATCTAAAATAATGCCACACttgtttcccttccctccctatcACATCCTCATACCTTGCTTTtacttcatagcatttatcaatATCTGACATACCTACC
The genomic region above belongs to Phocoena sinus isolate mPhoSin1 chromosome 12, mPhoSin1.pri, whole genome shotgun sequence and contains:
- the TAB2 gene encoding TGF-beta-activated kinase 1 and MAP3K7-binding protein 2, which codes for MAQGSHQIDFQVLHDLRQKFPEVPEVVVSRCMLQNNNNLDACCAVLSQESTRYLYGEGDLNFSDDSGISGLRNHMTSLNLDLQSQNVYHHGREGNRMNGSRTLTHSISDGQLQGGQSNNELFQQEPQTAPAQVPQGFNVFGMSSTSGASNSAPHLGFHLGSKGTSNLSQQTPRFNPIMVTLAPNIQTGRNTPTSLHIHGVPPPVLNSPQGNSIYIRPYITTPSGTTRQTQQHSGWVSQFNPMNPQQVYQPSQPGPWTTYPASNPLPHTSAQQPNQQGHQTSHVYMPISSPTTPQPPTIHSSGSSQSSAHSQYNIQNISTGPRKNQIEIKLEPPQRSSSSKLRSSGPRTSSSSSSVNSQTLNRNQPTVYIAASPPNTDEVMSRSQPKVYISANATTGDEQVMRNQPTLFISTNSGASAASRNMSGQVSMGPAFIHHHPPKSRAIGNNSATSPRVVVTQPNTKYTFKITVSPNKPPAVSPGVVSPTFELTNLLNHPDHYVETENIQHLTDPALAHVDRISEARKLSMGSDDAAYTQALLVHQKARMERLQRELEIQKKKLDKLKSEVNEMENNLTRRRLKRSNSISQIPSLEEMQQLRSCNRQLQIDIDCLTKEIDLFQARGPHFNPSAIHNFYDNIGFVGPVPPKPKDQRSTIKTPKTQDTEDDEGAQWNCTACTFLNHPALIRCEQCEMPRHF